One Gemmatimonadota bacterium DNA window includes the following coding sequences:
- a CDS encoding RDD family protein: MPLQRPGLRDLPRHTRSARRLHVSQRPPGAGRRIERGTGSPLSLPGRNHQLDPGPDARRRPRPAVTFISGYSLSEDYAGHLQRIGAFAIDLAILTAAGAVMALAAEFLEAGSDPVTVPLLSAFQLLMPWFYYAVMESSSKGATIGKMILGIRVADAEGHTPTFGRAALRAIPKCLPVLWPGYLAAVFTQRRQAFHDLIARTLVLRAE, translated from the coding sequence GTGCCGCTTCAGCGACCTGGTCTACGAGATCTTCCCCGGCACACCCGAAGTGCGCGGCGGCTACATGTATCCCAACGACCGCCCGGGGCTGGGCGTCGAATTGAACGAGGAACTGGCAGCCCGCTATCCCTGCCAGGACGAAATCATCAACTGGACCCAGGCCCGGACGCCCGACGGAGGCCCCGCCCGGCCGTGACCTTCATCTCCGGCTACTCCCTGTCCGAAGACTACGCCGGCCACCTCCAGCGGATCGGCGCCTTCGCCATCGACCTGGCGATTCTCACGGCCGCCGGCGCCGTGATGGCGCTGGCCGCCGAATTCCTGGAGGCCGGCTCGGACCCGGTAACCGTCCCGCTGCTGAGCGCGTTCCAGTTGCTCATGCCGTGGTTCTACTACGCAGTCATGGAGAGTTCGTCCAAAGGCGCCACCATCGGCAAGATGATCCTGGGCATCCGGGTGGCCGACGCCGAGGGGCATACGCCCACTTTCGGCCGCGCCGCGCTGAGGGCCATTCCCAAGTGCCTGCCCGTCCTCTGGCCGGGTTACCTCGCCGCGGTCTTCACCCAACGCAGACAGGCCTTTCACGACCTGATCGCGCGGACGCTGGTGTTGCGGGCCGAATAA